From Rhinolophus sinicus isolate RSC01 linkage group LG15, ASM3656204v1, whole genome shotgun sequence, the proteins below share one genomic window:
- the PPP1R1B gene encoding protein phosphatase 1 regulatory subunit 1B encodes MDPKDRKKIQFSVPAPPSQLDPRQVEMIRRRRPTPAMLFRLSEHSSPEEEASPHQRASGEGHHLKSKRPNPCAYTPPSLKAVQRIAESHLQSISNLSENQASEEEDELGELRELGYPREEEEEEDDDDEEEEEEEDSQAEVLKGSRGSAGQKTTCGQGLEGPWERPPPLDEPQKDGSSEDQVKDPALSELGEEPQRPAHPEPGT; translated from the exons ATGGACCCCAAAGACCGCAAGAAGATCCAGTTCTCCGTGCCTGCGCCCCCCAGCCAGCTGGATCCCCGCCAGGTGGAGATG ATCCGGCGCAGGAGACCAACCCCTGCCATGCTGTTCCGGCTCTCTGAGCACTCCTCACCAG AGGAAGAGGCCTCCCCCCACCAG AGAGCCTCAGGAGAGGGGCACCACCTCAAATCGAAGAGACCTAACCCCTGTGCCTACACACCCCCCTCGCTGAAAG CTGTGCAGCGCATTGCTGAGTCTCACCTGCAGTCCATCAGCAACCTGAGCGAGAACCAGGCCTCAGAGGAGGAGGATGAGCTGGGCGAGCTGCGGGAACTGGGCTACccgagagaggaagaagaggaggaggatgacgatgatgaggaagaagaggaagaggaggacagCCAGGCTGAAGTCCTGAAGGGCAGCAGGGGTTCTG CTGGGCAGAAGACAACTTGTGGCCAGGGTCTGGAGGGGCCCTGGGAGCGCCCGCCCCCTCTGGATGAGCCCCAGAAAGATGGAAGTTCTGAGGACCAAGTAAAAGATCCTGCACTAAGTG AGCTGGGGGAGGAGCCACAGCGCCCTGCCCACCCTGAGCCTGGCACATAG